GGCCCAGCGTGCGTTGGTCGCGCGGGTGAGCGGTCGGCGAATACCAGGCAGCTACCCGGCCCCGGGGCTCCGAACTGCGTCCGGTTCGGCCCGTCGGATCACCGACGGGAAACGGCCCCGGGGTCGCTGCTTTTCCTGCCGCGGTACAGGATTCCCCTAGCGCGGTGAGGGATTCACCACTGGGTGCGGTTCACCCGACTTCCTAACGTGTCGGTCACCACTGACCTCGCGTGAGGACTTCCGATGACTTCGACCCGGCAGGCAGAGCAGTCTTCCAGCGTGCTGCGGGTGGGGGTGGCCGCAGGCGTCGGCACCTCCCTGGAGCTGTACGACTTCACCATCTACGGCACCGCCGCGGCGCTGGTGTTCGGTGATGTCTTCTTCAAGACCGGTGACGCCTGGCTGGGCACCTTCCTCAGCCTGTCGACCTTCGCCGCCGGGTTCGTGATGGCTCCGCTCGGCGCCGCGGTGTTCGGCTGGATCGGCGACCGCAAAGGCCGCCGGACGGCGCTGTCGGCCGCGTTCCTGCTGATGGGACTGGCCACGCTGGGCATGGGCGTGCTGCCGGCCTACGCGGTCATCGGCGTCGCCGCGCCGCTGCTGCTCGTCACGCTCAGGTTGCTGCACGGCGTGGCCCGCGGCGGTGAGAGCGCCGGGGCCGCGGTGCTCGCGATCGAGCACGCGCCCGTGCACCGTCGCGGCGTGTACGGCTCGTTCGTCGCCCTCGGCTCGCCGGTCGGGACGATCCTGGCGAACTTCGCCTTCGCCATGGTTCTGTTCCTGCCGGACGAGGAGGTGCGGGACTGGGGCTGGCGGTTGCCGTTCCTGGCCGGTGGCCTGGTGCTGCTGCTCGGGCTGTGGGTGCGCAAGGGCGTGGCGGAGAGCCCGGTCTTCCAGAAGATGGTCGCCGACGAAGCGCAGGACACCCGTGTCGCGCGGCCGCTGCTGGACGTGATCAAGTCCGACTGGCGGCGCATCGCGCTGACCGCCGGGGTCAACATCGGGCTCACCGCGACCACTTTCACGCTGCTGACGTTCATGCTGTCCTACGCCACCGCCAGCGCGCCCGAAGGGCTCGGGCTGCCGCGCCAGGCGATCGTGAACGGTTCCCTGCTGGGCCTGGCCTGCCACGCGATCCTCAACATCACCGCCGCGTGGCTGTCCGACCGCATCGGGCGCAAGCCGGTCATGCTCACCGGAGCCGTGCTGTCCCTGGCCGCCGCGCTGGTGATGTTCCCGATCGCCGCAGCGGGCACCGTCTTCGCCGTGAACACCGCCGTGGTGCTGGGATTCGTCGGCACCGGTGTCCTCTTCGGACCGATGTACACCTTCTTCGCCGAGGCGTTCCCGCGCGAGAAGCGGCAGTCCGGCGTCGGCCTCGGCTACCACCTCGGCGCGGTGCTCGGCGGCGGTATCACGCCCATGATCGCGAACCGGATCATCGCGGGCACCGGCGAACCGCTCAACGTCGGCTACTACCTGGCGGCCCTGCTGACGCTGTCGCTGGTCTGCCTGCTGTTCCTCCCGGAAACCGCACCGGCCCGGCTGGCGCGAGCGGCCCGCCGGGAATCCGCGCCCGCGGCCCGGTAGCGGTGAACCAGCTCAGCCGACGACGGTCACTCCTCGTCCGCCGCCCGCTGCGCGCCCGGCCGCGACGGCATGGCCTGGGCGATGAAGCTGTCGAAGAGGTCCTGGCGCACGATCGCGATGCCCTGCTCGGCATCGGCCAGGAGCAGCAGGGTGTCGCCGGGGTTGATCCCGAACAGGTCCCGCGCTCCCTTGGGAATGACGATCTGGCCCTTCTCCCCGACCTTGACGGTCCCGGCGAACTTGCCGGGCCCGGACGGCAGATCCTCGGTGTCCACAGCGCCTCCCACGACGAGCGGTCGTACTTTTCCCACAAGTAGGATACGTGTGCCGAGCAACCGCACGTCGAAGGGCACCTCCGACGGCTCGGAGGTGCCCTTCGACGATCAGATCAGGCAGCGACGGGTCGGCGCGGGGTCGCGAGATCCCAGCGGTGACGGGTCAGCAGCACCGGCACGCCTTCGCCCCGGGCTTGCGCCGCGAAGACCTCCGCGCGGGCGCGGCGCCACCACACCACCGTGCGGGACGCGCCGAACAGCAGCAGCGCCACCAGCGCCAGCATCGCGACCCGGTACTCCGAGCCACCCGGCATGCCCTGCCCGAGGTCCAGGAGCAGCCCCACGAACAGCACGCCCAGCGCCGTCGCGGAGTGACCGCCGGAGTTGGCCAGACCGGTCGCCGTGCCGACCTGGTGCATCGGGTTGAAGTCGCGCGCCAGGACCATGGCCACGGACGAAACCGGGCCACCCAGGGCGAAGATCAAGAACGTCGTCGCGATCACCGCGATCGGCGGGTGCCCCTGCGGCCAGGTCAGCAGCACCACCCAGGACAGCGCGTTGATCGCCAGGTAACCCAGCACGATCCACATCCGCCACTCCGGTCGGCGGCCGATCAGCGCGCCCACCAGCGGGCCGCCGACGACCTGGCCGATGATCAGCAGGCTGAGCAGCACGCTCGCCGTCGGCGCGGCCACGCCGAGCCCGTTCACCAGGTACGGGAAGCCCCACAGCAGCGTCAGCGCACCCGAGGCGAACAGCGTGCTGAAGTGCGTCCAGAACGCCAGCCTGGTGCCCGGCACCGACCACGCGTCGCGCACCTGCTGGAACACCGCTCCGCCGCGGCGAGGCTGCGCGCCACCCGGCACGACGTCCCGCACGACCGTGCCGGTCACCGCCGCGTATCCCAGGGTCAGCGCACCCGCCAGCAGGAAGGTCGCCGTCCAGCCCAGGTTCTGCAGCGCCATCGCGAGCGGGAACGTGGCCGCAACGCCCCCCAGCGCCCCCAGCGCGCTGGACACCGTTGCCACCAGTGCGTACCGGCGGGCGGAGAAGTGCGATGCCACCAGCCGGAGAATGCTCACCCACATCAGCGCGTCGCCCAGCCCCAGCACCGCGCGGGCCACCAGGCCCGCCGAGTACGAGTCGGCGACGGCGAAAAGCACTTGCCCGGTCCCCAGGAGCACCACCGCGACGGTGATCACCCGGCGGGAACCGAAGCGGTCCACCAGCAATCCGGTGGGAATCTGCATGCCGGCGTAGATGCCGACCTGCAGGACCGTGAACGCGCTCAGCGCGGCCGGACCGACGTCGAAGCGGTCCAGCGCCTGCGTTCCGGCGACCCCCAAGCTACCTCTGTGAAAAACCGCGGCGAGATAGGCGATCACCGCCGCGCTCCAGATCCACCAGGCCCGACGCTCCGGTCGGTCGGCAGTCACCAAAGACCTCCTTGTTCAGATGTGCGAACCGGTCGACGTCGATCGGTTGTCCACCGTGCATGTCGCCGCCCGCCACGGCGGAGTTACGCCGAATCGAAGTGCACTGCGCCACATTCCAACGTTTTCCATGCACACCAACGAAAACTCGCTAGTACATCCACAGTGGACTATGTGACGCAGATCGTCGGAATGCAATTTCAATGGAAATCGGACGTCTGATTTCCATTGAAATTGCAGCGCGGTGACCCGTTCGAGGGGCGCGCCGACCGAGCGGTCAGAGTTCGGCGACGACCTCGTCGAGGAGTGCGACCAGACCGGCCAGGGCCGGGTTCGCGTCGTCGGCTCGCCACACCAGCGCCAGCGGGACCGGCGGCGCGTCGTGCACCGGCACCAGCACCACGCCCGGCACCTTCAGGTGCCCCGCGGTCGCCGGGACCAGACCGATCCCGGAGCCGGCGCCCACCAGCGACAGGATCGTGTGGGTGTCCGGTGCTTCCTGCACGAAGCGCGGGCTGAAGCCGTGGCGCAGGCAGGCGGCCTGCACCAGCTGGTTGACCACCGATCCCCGGTTGGTCGGGTAGCTGATCACCGGCTCGCCGCGCAGGTCGGCCATCCCGACGCCGCGGCCGACCAGGCGGTGGTGCTCCGGCAGGGCCACCGCCAGCGGGTGACGCTCCAGCTCCCGCACGCGCAGACCCCCGGTCGGCACCGGCAGTCGCAGCAGCCCGGCGTCGATCTCCTGCTGGTGGATCCGGTCGACCAGCTCGCCGCCGTAGAGCGGGCTGAGGATCTCGAAGCGCACGTCCGGGTAGCGCTCCCGGAACTTGCGCACGATCAGCAGCATCACCTGGTAGGAGGTCTGCCCGCTGAACCCGAGCCGCACCGTCCCGATCTCACCCGCCGCGGCCTGCCGCGCCAGCCTGGGCGCCGCTTCGGCCGATTCCAGCGTCTTGCGCGCCTCGCGCAGGAAGGCCTCCCCCGCCGCGGTGAGCGCGACCTGCCGCGTGGTGCGCCGCAGCAGCGGCACCCCGACCTCGTGCTCCAAGCGCTTGATCTGCTGGGACAGCGGCGGCTGGGACATGTGCAACCGGACCGCGGCGCGCCGGAAGTTCAGCTCCTCGGCGACGGCGACGAACGCCTGCAGGTGGCGCAGCTCCACACCGACCTCCCGACCACGAGCGGCTTTGCCCAGGTCAACGCGCATTGTGTCGCGCAGCCGAATCAAACCTAACCGATTTTGGTGTTAGACGGAACACATCCGCTGACCTAGCTTCGAGGCACCGGGATCGCGGCGCGGCGCTCACCGCGTCGCCGAATCATCCGGCGTCCCAACGGTTTTCGACCTGCTGCGGCAGGAGTCCGGACGGAGCCAGTGCGATGAGACGTCTTTCCGAGCAGGAGAGGATGGGCCGCAGAGCGGGTATCGCTTCGTTCGTCGGCACCAGCATCGAGTGGTACGACTTCTACATCTACGGCACCGCCTCCGCGCTGGTGTTCGGCAAGCTGTTCTTCCCGGTGGTCACGCCCGCGATCGGCGTGCTGGTGTCGTTCGCGACGTTCTGGGTCGGCTTCCTGGCTCGCCCGCTGGGCGGCATCGTCTTCGGCCACCTCGGCGACCGGGTGGGCCGGAAGAAGGCGCTGATCATCACGCTGCTGCTGATGGGCTTCACCACCGTCGGCATCGGCCTGCTGCCCACCTACGCCACCATCGGCATCGCCGCGCCGATCCTGCTGGTGCTGCTGCGCGTCGTGCAGGGCCTGGCCGTCGGCGGCGAGTGGGGCGGCGCGGTGCTCATCGCCACCGAGCACGCGCCGAAGGGCCGCAGCATCACCTCCGGCTCCTGGGCCCAGCAGGGTTCGCCGTCCGGCCAGATCCTGTCCGCGCTGGCCTTCACCCTCGTCTCGCAGCTGCCCGACGACGACTTCTACAGCTGGGGCTGGCGCATCCCGTTCCTGGCCTCGGCGGTGCTGGTCGTGCTGGGCCTGGTGATCCGGCTGAGCATCGCCGAATCACCGCAGCTGACCAGGCTCAAGGAGACCGGGCAGGTCGCGAGGTTCCCGCTGCTGGACACCTTCCGGCACCACACCGGGCTGGTGGTGCTCGGCGTGTTCGCCTGCGCGATCGTGTTCTCCGCGGCGTACTTCAAGAACACCTTCGCGGTGTCGTGGGCGACCAACGAGCTGGGCTTCGAGCGCGAGACGTTCATGACCGTGGTGCTCATCGCCAGCATCACCCAGTTCTTCGTGCAGCCCTTCGGCGCAGTGCTGGCCAGCCGGTTCGGCGTGCGCAAGGTCGTCACCATCCTGCTGGTCGCCGAACTGCCGGTGCTGCCGCTGATGTTCGTGCTGATCAGCACCGGCAGCTTCGCGTGGTCGGTGGTCGGCATGGTGGCCGCGACGCTGCCGCACGTGATGTTCTACTCGATCCTCGCCGGTGTGCTGGCCGACGCGTTCCCGGCGCGCGTGCGCTACACCGCGATCTCGCTGTCCTACGGCCTGGCCGGGACGCTGCTCGGCGGCACCACCCCGATGATCGGGCAGCTGCTGCTGACCTCCTTCGGCTCGATCGTGCCGGTGGTCGGCTGGGCGGTGGTCACCGTGCTGATGTCGCTGATCGGCGTCCGGGCCCTGCTGACCCGCTCCGCGCGGCTCGCCGCGGAGACCGAGACCTCCGGCGCCAGGGCCGGGGCCGAGTGATGGGTGGTGCGATGGATCCGAACGTGTTCGACGACGTGCTGCGCACGGTGCGCGACTTCGTCCGCGGCGAAGTGGTGCCCGCCGAGGACGAGATCGAGCGGACCGATGCCATCCCGGCGCGGCTGCGCGAGGCTGCCGCCGGCATGGGCTTGTTCGGCTTCGCGCTGCCGGAGGAGCACGGCGGGCTCGGCCTGTCGATGAGCGAGGACGTCCGGCTGGCCATGGAGCTGGGTTACGCGGTCCCGGCGTTCCGGTCGATGTTCGGCACCAACAACGGCATCGCCGGGCAGGTGATCGTCAAGTACGGCACCGCGGAGCAGCAGCAGCGGTGGCTGCCGAAGCTCGCCGCCGGCGAGGCGATCGCCTCCTTCGCGCTCACCGAGGACGGCGCGGGCTCGGACCCGAGCTCGGTGCGCACCAAAGCGGTCCGCGACGGCGAGGAGTACGTGCTCTCCGGCGCGAAGCGGTTCATCACCAACGCCCCGCACGCCGATGTGCTGGTGGTCTTCGCCCGCACCGGCGAGGACGTGCACGGCGGCATCTCGGTGTTCCTGGTCGAGACCGGGCTGGACGGGGTCCGGATCGGGCCGCCGAACGCGAAGATGGGCCAGGCCGGTGCGCACACCGCGGAGGTGTTCTTCGACGACGCGCGGGTGCCCGCCGCGGCGCTGGTCGGCGGCCAGGAGGGCACCGGGTTCGCCGCCGCGATGTCCTCGCTGACGCGCGGGCGGCTGCACATCGCGGCCATCTGCGTGGGGCTGGCCGGGCGGATCGTCGAGGAGTCGGTGCGCTTCGCCGCCGAGGCCGAGCAGGGCGGCCGGCCGATCGGCCGGTTCCAGCTGGTGCAGGCGTTGCTGGCCGAATCGCAGGCGGAGTACTACGCGGGGCGGTCGATGGTGCTGGAGGCGGCGCGCGAGTACGACTCCGGGGCCGACACCAGGCTGGCGCCCTCGTGCGCGAAGTTGTTCTGCAGCGAGATGGTCTCCCGGGTGGCCGACCGGGCGGTGCAGGTGCACGGCGGGTCCGGGTACATGCGCGGGGTACCGGTGGAGCGCTTCTACCGCGACTCCCGGGTGTTCCGCATCTACGAGGGCACCAGCGAGATCCAGAAGCTGATCATCGCCAAGCAGCTCCTGCGCCGGTACACCCGCGATTTCAATTGAAATTGGACGTCCGATTTCAATTGAAATCGCGGAACCGGACATCTGAGCACTCCCCCGTCCCCGCTGCGAGGAGGATTGACGTGGCCAACTCCGCGATCCAGCGCCTGCTGCACCCCCGGTCGATCGCCGTGCTGGGCGCCTCGGACAACCCGGTCAAGCTGTCCGGGCGTCCGATCGAGCTGATGAAGCGGTTCGGCTACACCGGCAGGCTGCTGCCGGTCAACGCCCGGCGCGCGGAGGTCCAGGGCCTGCCCGCCTACCGCGATCTGGACGAGATCGACGGCGAGATCGACCTGGCCATGGTGATGCTGCCCGCCGACAAGGTCGCCGACGGGCTGCGCGACTGCGCCGCGCGCGGCATCCCGGCGGCGATCGTCGGGGCGTCCGGCTTCGCCGAGATCGGTGCCCGCGGCGAGCACCTGCAGCGGCAGCTGGAGGCGGTGATCGCCGAGACCGGAATCCGGGTGCTGGGGCCGAACTGCCTGGGCATGTTCAGCCTGCGCGACCGCGCGATGCCCACCTTCACCTCGGCGATGGACGACAGCTCCGCGCTGGTCGACGGGCCGGCGGCCTTCGTCAGCCAGAGCGGTGCTTTCGGCACGTTCATCTTCAGCGCGGCGCAGCACGCCGGGCTCGGCATCTCGCACTTCCTCAACACCGGCAACGAAGCCGACCTGTCGGTGGCCGAGGTGCTGGGCGGGCTGGTGGAGACCGACGGCGTCGAGGTGCTGATGGCCTACCTCGAAGGCGTGCACCGGGGCCGGGAGCTGCTGGCGGTGGCACGCCGGGCGCACGAGCTGGACAAACCGATCCTGGTGGTGAAGGTCGGCAGCTCCGAGGCCGGGGCCCGCGCCGCCCGGTCGCACACCGCCTCGCTGGCCGGGGAGGACGCCGTGTTCGACGGCGCGGCCCGGCAGCACGGCATCGTCCGGCTCGCCGGGCAGGAGCAGCTGCTCGACACCGCGCAGGTGTTCGCCGGCGGGCGACGGGCTCGCGGTCGCCGGTTGAGCACGCTGTCGCTGTCCGGTGGCGCCGGTGTGCTCATGGCCGACGTGGCCAGCGACAACGGCCTGCTGGTGCAGCCGTGGGACGAGGCGTGGCAGCAGCAGATGGCCGAGGTCATCCCGGCCTACGGCTCGCCGCGCAACCCGATCGACCTGACCGCCACGCTGATCAGCGACCCGGATCTGCTGCGGCGCGGTCTCGACGTCGCGGTGCGGCATCCCGGCACGGACATGATCGCGGTGCTGCTGGGCAACGCCGACAACGCCTCCGCGCAGCTGATCGACGCCATCGAGCAGGCTCACCGGGCCACCGACCGGCCGTTGGTGGTGGTGTGGACCGGTGGCAGCGGCCGTCCCCGACGGCGACTGCAGGAGCTGGGGATCCCGTGCTTCACCGATCCCGGCCGGGCCGCCGCGGCTCTGGGCAAGCTCGCCGATTTCAGCCTGCGCCCGCCGCTGCCCGAACCCGAGCGCCCGGACGACATCGACGAGCAGGTGGTCCGCGCGATCATCCAGGACCTGCGGGACGAAGGCCGCACCCAGCTCGACGAGCACGAGTCGAGCCGCCTGATCGCCGCCTACGGCATTCCGTGCGCGGGGGCCTTCCCCGCCAAGACACCGGATGCCGCGGTCGCCGCCGCGCACGAGCTCGGCGGCCCGGTGGCGGTCAAGCTGCTGTCCAGGAGCATCGGGC
The genomic region above belongs to Saccharopolyspora antimicrobica and contains:
- a CDS encoding MFS transporter, producing MTSTRQAEQSSSVLRVGVAAGVGTSLELYDFTIYGTAAALVFGDVFFKTGDAWLGTFLSLSTFAAGFVMAPLGAAVFGWIGDRKGRRTALSAAFLLMGLATLGMGVLPAYAVIGVAAPLLLVTLRLLHGVARGGESAGAAVLAIEHAPVHRRGVYGSFVALGSPVGTILANFAFAMVLFLPDEEVRDWGWRLPFLAGGLVLLLGLWVRKGVAESPVFQKMVADEAQDTRVARPLLDVIKSDWRRIALTAGVNIGLTATTFTLLTFMLSYATASAPEGLGLPRQAIVNGSLLGLACHAILNITAAWLSDRIGRKPVMLTGAVLSLAAALVMFPIAAAGTVFAVNTAVVLGFVGTGVLFGPMYTFFAEAFPREKRQSGVGLGYHLGAVLGGGITPMIANRIIAGTGEPLNVGYYLAALLTLSLVCLLFLPETAPARLARAARRESAPAAR
- a CDS encoding AbrB/MazE/SpoVT family DNA-binding domain-containing protein, coding for MDTEDLPSGPGKFAGTVKVGEKGQIVIPKGARDLFGINPGDTLLLLADAEQGIAIVRQDLFDSFIAQAMPSRPGAQRAADEE
- a CDS encoding MFS transporter, coding for MTADRPERRAWWIWSAAVIAYLAAVFHRGSLGVAGTQALDRFDVGPAALSAFTVLQVGIYAGMQIPTGLLVDRFGSRRVITVAVVLLGTGQVLFAVADSYSAGLVARAVLGLGDALMWVSILRLVASHFSARRYALVATVSSALGALGGVAATFPLAMALQNLGWTATFLLAGALTLGYAAVTGTVVRDVVPGGAQPRRGGAVFQQVRDAWSVPGTRLAFWTHFSTLFASGALTLLWGFPYLVNGLGVAAPTASVLLSLLIIGQVVGGPLVGALIGRRPEWRMWIVLGYLAINALSWVVLLTWPQGHPPIAVIATTFLIFALGGPVSSVAMVLARDFNPMHQVGTATGLANSGGHSATALGVLFVGLLLDLGQGMPGGSEYRVAMLALVALLLFGASRTVVWWRRARAEVFAAQARGEGVPVLLTRHRWDLATPRRPVAA
- a CDS encoding LysR substrate-binding domain-containing protein encodes the protein MRVDLGKAARGREVGVELRHLQAFVAVAEELNFRRAAVRLHMSQPPLSQQIKRLEHEVGVPLLRRTTRQVALTAAGEAFLREARKTLESAEAAPRLARQAAAGEIGTVRLGFSGQTSYQVMLLIVRKFRERYPDVRFEILSPLYGGELVDRIHQQEIDAGLLRLPVPTGGLRVRELERHPLAVALPEHHRLVGRGVGMADLRGEPVISYPTNRGSVVNQLVQAACLRHGFSPRFVQEAPDTHTILSLVGAGSGIGLVPATAGHLKVPGVVLVPVHDAPPVPLALVWRADDANPALAGLVALLDEVVAEL
- a CDS encoding MFS transporter, with the translated sequence MRRLSEQERMGRRAGIASFVGTSIEWYDFYIYGTASALVFGKLFFPVVTPAIGVLVSFATFWVGFLARPLGGIVFGHLGDRVGRKKALIITLLLMGFTTVGIGLLPTYATIGIAAPILLVLLRVVQGLAVGGEWGGAVLIATEHAPKGRSITSGSWAQQGSPSGQILSALAFTLVSQLPDDDFYSWGWRIPFLASAVLVVLGLVIRLSIAESPQLTRLKETGQVARFPLLDTFRHHTGLVVLGVFACAIVFSAAYFKNTFAVSWATNELGFERETFMTVVLIASITQFFVQPFGAVLASRFGVRKVVTILLVAELPVLPLMFVLISTGSFAWSVVGMVAATLPHVMFYSILAGVLADAFPARVRYTAISLSYGLAGTLLGGTTPMIGQLLLTSFGSIVPVVGWAVVTVLMSLIGVRALLTRSARLAAETETSGARAGAE
- a CDS encoding acyl-CoA dehydrogenase family protein yields the protein MDPNVFDDVLRTVRDFVRGEVVPAEDEIERTDAIPARLREAAAGMGLFGFALPEEHGGLGLSMSEDVRLAMELGYAVPAFRSMFGTNNGIAGQVIVKYGTAEQQQRWLPKLAAGEAIASFALTEDGAGSDPSSVRTKAVRDGEEYVLSGAKRFITNAPHADVLVVFARTGEDVHGGISVFLVETGLDGVRIGPPNAKMGQAGAHTAEVFFDDARVPAAALVGGQEGTGFAAAMSSLTRGRLHIAAICVGLAGRIVEESVRFAAEAEQGGRPIGRFQLVQALLAESQAEYYAGRSMVLEAAREYDSGADTRLAPSCAKLFCSEMVSRVADRAVQVHGGSGYMRGVPVERFYRDSRVFRIYEGTSEIQKLIIAKQLLRRYTRDFN
- a CDS encoding acetate--CoA ligase family protein, with product MANSAIQRLLHPRSIAVLGASDNPVKLSGRPIELMKRFGYTGRLLPVNARRAEVQGLPAYRDLDEIDGEIDLAMVMLPADKVADGLRDCAARGIPAAIVGASGFAEIGARGEHLQRQLEAVIAETGIRVLGPNCLGMFSLRDRAMPTFTSAMDDSSALVDGPAAFVSQSGAFGTFIFSAAQHAGLGISHFLNTGNEADLSVAEVLGGLVETDGVEVLMAYLEGVHRGRELLAVARRAHELDKPILVVKVGSSEAGARAARSHTASLAGEDAVFDGAARQHGIVRLAGQEQLLDTAQVFAGGRRARGRRLSTLSLSGGAGVLMADVASDNGLLVQPWDEAWQQQMAEVIPAYGSPRNPIDLTATLISDPDLLRRGLDVAVRHPGTDMIAVLLGNADNASAQLIDAIEQAHRATDRPLVVVWTGGSGRPRRRLQELGIPCFTDPGRAAAALGKLADFSLRPPLPEPERPDDIDEQVVRAIIQDLRDEGRTQLDEHESSRLIAAYGIPCAGAFPAKTPDAAVAAAHELGGPVAVKLLSRSIGHKSDIGGVRLGLTGDAEIRVAAEELLTVARDAGDPGARLLVQRMAAGTELIVGIKRDPAFGPVVVVGFGGVLVDVLADSRVGVAPLDVDAAERLLLSLRGSRLFGEVRGKPARDLGAAADAVARLSWLAHDLADDIAELDVNPLLLDEVGKGVIAVDCLAVLTPAE